GGCCATCGACACCCGCGGTCTATAATGCGGCGGCAAGAACATGAGGCTTCTCATCGCTCGTGAAAAGGTGAAGGCGACCGGCTGGGGCCTGTTGTTCACGGCAGTGCTGGCCTTCCTGATTGTCGCCGGCTCACGACGGCTGGAGCATTTCGACGCCGCCCTCGTCGGCTATACCTTCGCCACCCTGTTCGCGACCTTCGGAATCACCTACCGCTACGCCATGTGGCTGCAGCGGCCGCCCACGCGCCTCTACTGGCGCCGTGGCTGGCAGGTGTTCGCCAATCCGCGCCTCGCCGGGCACAACCTGGCCGCCTTCCTGAGGCGCTTCTTCCTGGAGTTCGGCGCGAACCGCTTCATCTTCCGGCGCGGCCGCCTGCGTGGCCTGGCGCACTGGCTGATCATGTGGGGTTGCGTGATCGCCGGAATGATCACCTTCCCGCTGGTCTGGGGCTGGATCCACTTCGAGAATGTCCCCGGCAATGCCGAGTTCTATCGCGCCTTCCTGTTCGGGTTTCCCGCGCTCACCTTCCCCGTGGAGTCCTGGCTCGGCTTCGTCCTGTTCCATGGGCTGGCATGGGCTTCGTTTCTGGTCATCGCCGGGGTGATGCTGGCCTTCCGACGGCGCATGATCGACCACGGCGCCGCGGCCGCCCAGCAGTTTGGGCAGGACGTGCTGCCGCTCGTCCTGCTCTTCGCCATCAGCATGACCGGATTGATGCTCACCGCCAGCTATACGTGGATGAAAGGTTACGCCTACGACTTTCTGGCCATCCTGCACGCCGTCACCGTCATCTTCACCCTATTGTACCTGCCGTTCGGGAAGCTTTTTCATGTCTTTCAGCGCCCGGCGCAGCTGGGGGTGGCTTTCTATAAAGAAGCAGGCGCTCGGGGCGAGCAGGCCCGCTGCCGGCGCTGCGCAGCACCGTTCGCCTCCATTGCGATGGTGCGCGATCTGATCGAAGTGGAGCGCGACCTCGGATTCTCCTATGGCATGGAGACCGGCGGCGGCGCGGCGCACTACCAGGAGATCTGTCCCCGCTGCCGGCGCGCCCTGCTCGGCCTCGCCCAGGGGGCTCTCTGGGAAGGCCGTCCGGAAAACAGCGCTTCGTTCCCCGAGGTCTAGAAATGGCCACTGTCCCGGTCGACGATCGGCAAATCATCCGGCGCTACGGACCGCACCTTTCGTCCATGGCCGGCGTGCGTCTCTCCACCAGCGTCGAGCCCGAGCGTCTCGTCAAGACGCATTGCTGCTTCTGCGGCCAGCAGTGCGGCCTGCAGCTGAAGGTGCGCGACAACCAGGTCATCGGCTTCGAGCCGTGGGAAGAGTTCCCTTTCAACCGCGGCATGCTCTGTCCCAAGGGAATCAAGCGCTACCTGCAAGGCTCGCATCCCGACCGCCTCACGACAGCCCTGCGGCGCGACCCGGCGGATCCGCACGGATTCCGCGCCGTTCCGTATGAAGAAGGAGTGCGCGCCACCGCCGAAGCCCTGGCGCGCATCCAGCAGAGCCATGGGCCGGCGGCCGTCGGAGTCCTGGGCGG
This genomic window from Candidatus Polarisedimenticolia bacterium contains:
- a CDS encoding MFS transporter, giving the protein MRLLIAREKVKATGWGLLFTAVLAFLIVAGSRRLEHFDAALVGYTFATLFATFGITYRYAMWLQRPPTRLYWRRGWQVFANPRLAGHNLAAFLRRFFLEFGANRFIFRRGRLRGLAHWLIMWGCVIAGMITFPLVWGWIHFENVPGNAEFYRAFLFGFPALTFPVESWLGFVLFHGLAWASFLVIAGVMLAFRRRMIDHGAAAAQQFGQDVLPLVLLFAISMTGLMLTASYTWMKGYAYDFLAILHAVTVIFTLLYLPFGKLFHVFQRPAQLGVAFYKEAGARGEQARCRRCAAPFASIAMVRDLIEVERDLGFSYGMETGGGAAHYQEICPRCRRALLGLAQGALWEGRPENSASFPEV